Part of the Methylomonas rapida genome is shown below.
TGCTGGGCCGCCAGGTAGAAGAAGGCGATGTTGATGGTCGCATAGGCGCCGAAGAAGGCCAGGTGGCCGTGCGAGGCCGACCATTGCGTGCCGTGGGTGTACAGGTTGATTTGCGGCAGCGTGTGCATGAATCCCCAAACACCGGCACCCAGGAAGTTGCCGAAGGTATGGGCGATGATCCAGGCCAGGGCGGGGTGATTGCTGTTTTTGAATTTATGCACGCCGGAATCGTAAATGGAATGCACGACCATTGCTACCAGCGGAATCGGTTCCAGCGCCGAGAAGAAGCCGCCGATGCTGAACCAGTATTCCGGCGTGCCGATCCAGAAATAGTGATGACCCAGGCCAAGAATGCCGGAGCCGAACATCAGCGCTACCTCGATATACAGCCAGGTCTGCACGACCTGGCGGCGCACGCCCAGCAGCTTCATCAGGCTCCAGGCCATGATGCAGCCAACCAGCACTTCCCAGGTCGCTTCGACCCATAGATGGATCACCCACCACCACCAGTATTGATCGACCGAAATATTGGTGACGTAGAACATGCCGGCCAGATACAGGCCGGCCAGGGCCACCAGATCCAGGGTCAACACGCCGGCAATGCCGGACCATTTGCCTTTGGCGAAGGTGGCGGCGACGTTATAAAAGAAGGTCAATACCACGGCGACGATGCCGATGTCGGCCCAGCGCGGGGCTTCGATGTATTCGCGGCCCTCGTTGATCAGCCACAGCGAGGTGTCGTTGCCGGCGCCGATCTGGATGAACAAATACACCAGCACGACCAGCGCGACCGCACCGGTCAGCACCCAAAACGCCAGTTGCCCCCATTTCAGGCCGACGATCTCGACGCCGCTCTCGTCTTCCAGAAACCAGTATACCGAGCCTAAAAAGCCGTACAGCATCCACACCACCATGGCATTGATGTGCACCATGCGGTTGACGTTGAAATCCAGGATTTCGTATAAAAAACTCGGGAAGATGAATTGCAGGCCGGCCAGCAGGCCGAACAGCAGTTGCGCCATGAACAGCACCATGGCGACGGTGAAGTAATGCACCGCCAGCTTTTGGCCGCCGGTCAAATGCGGATTGGCCATGAAGTCGGCGTGGCGTTGCTTGCAACCTGCCCAGCAGACAGCGGCTTTTTCTTGATAGGCTTGTAGCGTCATTTATTTGTCCTCTTCGCCCAGCGCGATGAAATTATGCGGAAAACCGTTGGTGTCGATGGATGCCATCCATTTCAAAAAGGCGACGATGCCCTCGGCCTCCTGTTGCGTGATGTCCAGATTCGGCATCTTGCGGTTGGAACCGAAGGTGCGGGCGTTTTTCTCGGGATCGAGCAGGAAATTGACCATCATTTGTTCGCGCGACTCCTTGGCGATCCAGCCCTGGTCCAGCCAGGCCTTGGTCAAGTCGGGCGCATAATAAGCGCCATTGCCGAGCAGGGTATGGCAGTTCATGCAGTTCTTGGCCTGCACGGTTTTCTTGCCCAGGTCGACCAGTTTTTCCGCTTCTTCTTCGCTCAGGGTTTTGCCGAACAGCGGCGCTTCGTCGCCGATTACCGGCTGATAGCGTTGTTTTTCCTTGTCGAATCGGTAACTGACGTCTTTGTTGATGACGCTGAAGGCCGGCACCCTGGGGCCGCCAGCGGAAATCTTCGCCAGCGAGTCGAAGGTCAAGATCACCAGCAACACGAACGATCCGCCGGTGACCCAGATCGCGGTTTTTTTCCAGAATGTTTCCGACGCCCAGCGCGGGACTTGCTCAGTCATGACGACCTCCAGGTTGATGTGAATGTTCGGTTTCGTCGCCATGGGTGGCAACGCACAAATGCCAGATCACGTGCGGCATGAAGGCATAGCCGACCGCCATCGTGAAGGACAGCAGCAGCCAGTGACCGCTGAAATGGTTGACGACGCTGAATATGCCAACGCACCCCAGCAAGGTCGCATAGGCAAGCCAGGCACCGATATAAGCCGGGCGCCGTTTGCTGAATTTGGCCCAGGCGAACAGAGCCGCATACAAGGCCGCGGTAAAAATAATCATCGCCGCGCTGAAAAAACTCAGAAAAAAGTCGGATAATGCGACAGGCTCGATCAACATAAGAATTTACCGATTAAGTAATAAGGATTTCGTCAGAAATAACTTCCTCTAATGGTTCCCATGCTCCGCGTGGGAACCTGTTCAAGAACGCTCTAGCGTCTCGAACCGCAGAGCGGTTCAGGCTGCATTCCCACGCGGAGCATGGGAGCGTACGGGAAATTATTTTCAACCAAATCCTAAGCAGCTTTAAAAATTCAAAATGGCCGCTGTCGCTAAGGCGCAAGCCGTTTGAAATCCATAGACTTGAGGTTGGCATGTACAACATAAGGTCAGTTTTTCAAGGAATTCTAATAGGTTAAAAACATGACTCTGATATGCAACTTTTGGCAAAGTGTAGAGCCTAATCAAACTTATTTCAAATACAACTTTTTTATCAAGGAATCATGCAACTGACTGCTCATACGGATTACGCATTGCGCGTGTTGATGTATTTAACCGTTCACTCCCAGCAACTGGTCACCATCAATGAGTTGGCCGAGTTTTTCCATGTCTCTAAAAATCATCTGGTCAAAGTGGTCCATCATCTGGGAACCAAGGGCTTCGTCCGCACGGTGCGCGGCAAGGGCGGCGGGATTTGTCTGGCCAGACCGGCCCAACAGATCAATGTCGGCCATGTGGTAAGAGAAATCGAAGGTCATTTTCAGATTGCCGAATGTTTCAACCCGAAAAAACAAGGTTTATGCGCGATTCATGCGCAATGTGGCTTGGCGGGACTGTTCAATGATGCGGTTGAGCATTTCCTGCAGGTGTTGGATGGGGCGGTATTGGCGGATTTGCTGCCGGCGGGCAGGCTTGCCGAAAACAGTGTGTCGAACGCCAACACGCCGCCACGAAGCGCAAAACTCAAGGAAACAAGGCAAAAGCCCGTTAGTTTTGATTGAGAGGTTGGCGCTGGAGACGGTCGAGCAGGGTATGTAAGGCCAAAGCGGAAATGATGAAACCGGCACCTGCTGCAATTTTCAATGTCAGGGGTTCTTGGTTGACGCTGTAACCCAACACCAGCGAGAACACCGGCGTAATCAATGTAATCAAGGCGACCGTCGTCGCGGCCAGATTGGCCAGCACGAAGTAATACAGCGCAAAGCCTATCGGTGTCGCAATCAATCCCAGATACAGTATCGACCACTGTGTTTGTACGGACAGGGTTTCAGGCAATGCGCCATGATCCAGCCAATACCAGGTCGCCAAATACGCCGGTAACGAGATCAGCATGCCGCCACTGATTTGGGTCAAAGCCGGTAAGCCGGCGCGTATTTGTTTGACCCAAACCGCGCTGGCGGCATGCAGGAAGGTGGCAAGCAACATGGCTATTACGCCTTGCAGCGCTTGTTGGCTAATCTCCAAAGCCGAATCGAACATCACCAGCAAACCGCCTAGGCCCAAGGTATAGGACAGTAATTTACCCCAACCCAGACTGCGTTCGCGCAAAAACACGGCCGCCAGCAAGGCCGTCATGAAGGGACACAAACCGAATATGATCGACACCCAGCCGGATGGGATGAAGCGCGCCCCCCAATAGGTGGCCAGCATGCTGAGATAAAGCTGCAAGGCCACCGCAAGATAGGTCAGAAGCGCTTTTCGATGCAGGCGCAAAGGCTGGCGCATGGCCAGCATCATTAGCAGCAAGCAGACGGCACCCAGCGACATGCGGGCGGTGACGCCGAACACATAGCTGACATCGACCGAACTCCATTTGATTGCCAGCGGTGTCGTGGACCAAAGCGCAACGACGGCAAGATAAGCCAGAAAAATGCGCACGCGCTTATTGTCTGGCGCGTTGGCTCAACAAATCATCGACGACGGCAGGATCGGCCAGCGTCGAGGTATCGCCCAGGTCGTGCACCTCATTGGCGGCGATCTTGCGCAGGATGCGGCGCATGATTTTGCCTGAGCGGGTCTTGGGCAGGCCGGGGGCCCATTGGATGAAGTCGGGCAGCGCGATTGCGCTGATTTCTTCCTTGACCAGCGCCAGGAGTTCCTTTCTCAGGGGTTCCGTCGGCTCGACGCCGACGTTCAGCGTCACATAAGCATAGATGCCCTGGCCCTTGATGGGATGCGGGTAACCGACCACGGCGGCTTCGGCCACGTCGTGATGCAATACCAATGCGCTTTCGATTTCCGCCGTGCCGAGGCGGTGGCCTGAAACGTTGATGACGTCGTCGACCCGGCCGGTGATCCAGTAATAGCCGTCTGCATCGCGGCGGGCGCCGTCGCCGGCAAAATAATAGCCCGGAAATTTCTTGAAATAAGTGTCGATGAAACGCTCATGGTCGCCATAAACCGTGCGAGCCTGACCGGGCCAACAATGGGTCAGCACCAGGATGCCTTCGGCTTCACCTTCCAGCAGATGGCCGTCGTTGTCGACGAT
Proteins encoded:
- a CDS encoding cbb3-type cytochrome c oxidase subunit I — encoded protein: MTLQAYQEKAAVCWAGCKQRHADFMANPHLTGGQKLAVHYFTVAMVLFMAQLLFGLLAGLQFIFPSFLYEILDFNVNRMVHINAMVVWMLYGFLGSVYWFLEDESGVEIVGLKWGQLAFWVLTGAVALVVLVYLFIQIGAGNDTSLWLINEGREYIEAPRWADIGIVAVVLTFFYNVAATFAKGKWSGIAGVLTLDLVALAGLYLAGMFYVTNISVDQYWWWWVIHLWVEATWEVLVGCIMAWSLMKLLGVRRQVVQTWLYIEVALMFGSGILGLGHHYFWIGTPEYWFSIGGFFSALEPIPLVAMVVHSIYDSGVHKFKNSNHPALAWIIAHTFGNFLGAGVWGFMHTLPQINLYTHGTQWSASHGHLAFFGAYATINIAFFYLAAQQARGNVWMGGDLINGWRWKAAAILLNLGVLGMTVALLIAGYEQSFIERAVEGSTWAGYFAAQNHPWFMQAMVWRMVFGLMTAVGGGLLFWDLLEIGKGEQRPAAVIAGGTVAE
- a CDS encoding c-type cytochrome; amino-acid sequence: MTEQVPRWASETFWKKTAIWVTGGSFVLLVILTFDSLAKISAGGPRVPAFSVINKDVSYRFDKEKQRYQPVIGDEAPLFGKTLSEEEAEKLVDLGKKTVQAKNCMNCHTLLGNGAYYAPDLTKAWLDQGWIAKESREQMMVNFLLDPEKNARTFGSNRKMPNLDITQQEAEGIVAFLKWMASIDTNGFPHNFIALGEEDK
- a CDS encoding RrF2 family transcriptional regulator, with the translated sequence MQLTAHTDYALRVLMYLTVHSQQLVTINELAEFFHVSKNHLVKVVHHLGTKGFVRTVRGKGGGICLARPAQQINVGHVVREIEGHFQIAECFNPKKQGLCAIHAQCGLAGLFNDAVEHFLQVLDGAVLADLLPAGRLAENSVSNANTPPRSAKLKETRQKPVSFD
- a CDS encoding DMT family transporter, whose protein sequence is MRIFLAYLAVVALWSTTPLAIKWSSVDVSYVFGVTARMSLGAVCLLLMMLAMRQPLRLHRKALLTYLAVALQLYLSMLATYWGARFIPSGWVSIIFGLCPFMTALLAAVFLRERSLGWGKLLSYTLGLGGLLVMFDSALEISQQALQGVIAMLLATFLHAASAVWVKQIRAGLPALTQISGGMLISLPAYLATWYWLDHGALPETLSVQTQWSILYLGLIATPIGFALYYFVLANLAATTVALITLITPVFSLVLGYSVNQEPLTLKIAAGAGFIISALALHTLLDRLQRQPLNQN